A stretch of the Vagococcus xieshaowenii genome encodes the following:
- a CDS encoding triose-phosphate isomerase family protein, which produces MRKSIVGISLKNYQNYITEACEFSKEVVKEIGNENQVEQFMFPSLGVIYPVSIELMDSSIGLGAQNIGFEANGAFTGEFSVESLIDMGGKYVEIGHIERRTIFKESNDIINKKLKLALRNGVTPVHCIGELEITEDYCLIKQVLKKQLSLDLATIDREDVKKIIFAYEPAWAIGKAQAASSTHVHKVHHLIRKCIEELYDKKTSDTIRIIYGGSVSLENVEEIVSDDNVDGVFVGRFGHNPKNYALIVKLVKKIKG; this is translated from the coding sequence ATGAGAAAATCAATTGTAGGGATTAGTTTAAAAAACTATCAAAACTATATAACTGAGGCATGTGAATTTTCTAAAGAAGTGGTGAAAGAAATCGGTAATGAGAACCAAGTGGAACAATTCATGTTTCCTAGCTTAGGAGTAATTTACCCTGTGTCTATAGAATTAATGGATTCTTCTATAGGATTGGGTGCCCAAAATATTGGATTCGAAGCAAATGGAGCGTTCACTGGTGAATTTTCAGTTGAATCACTCATTGATATGGGCGGTAAATATGTTGAAATTGGACATATTGAGCGTCGTACAATTTTTAAAGAATCAAATGATATAATTAATAAAAAATTGAAATTGGCGCTAAGAAATGGTGTTACGCCAGTCCATTGTATTGGTGAATTAGAGATTACCGAGGATTATTGTTTAATTAAACAAGTTTTGAAAAAACAACTATCACTTGATTTAGCAACTATTGATCGTGAAGATGTTAAAAAGATTATTTTTGCATATGAACCAGCTTGGGCAATTGGAAAAGCACAAGCGGCTAGTTCAACTCATGTTCACAAGGTGCATCACTTGATTAGAAAATGTATCGAAGAATTATATGATAAAAAAACATCAGATACAATTAGAATTATCTATGGTGGGTCAGTATCTTTAGAAAATGTAGAAGAAATAGTTTCTGATGATAATGTTGATGGTGTATTTGTTGGTAGGTTTGGTCATAATCCCAAAAATTATGCTCTAATAGTTAAACTTGTAAAAAAAATAAAGGGGTAA
- the dhaL gene encoding dihydroxyacetone kinase subunit DhaL yields MAALTEENRDYWTELDSDIGDGDHGINLSIGFRGVTEKLQENYDNSNDINDLLKKSGMILLSKVGGASGPLYGSFFMKIGKDVVGKNEVTFVEFVDMLKNGIEAIQMRGKAELGDKTMLDTLLPGLDYLELHKEDEDSIKVLEDAVAIMKQGSDSTIPLVAKKGRAMRLGERAIGHRDPGSASSWMLINVFLEEMKKQVEKV; encoded by the coding sequence ATGGCAGCGCTAACAGAAGAGAATCGTGATTATTGGACAGAATTAGATTCTGATATTGGCGATGGTGATCACGGTATTAATTTAAGTATTGGATTTAGAGGAGTTACAGAAAAACTTCAAGAAAATTATGATAACTCAAATGATATTAATGATTTATTAAAAAAATCAGGCATGATTTTATTAAGTAAAGTGGGCGGTGCTTCAGGACCGTTGTATGGCAGCTTTTTTATGAAAATTGGAAAAGACGTTGTTGGAAAGAATGAAGTGACATTTGTTGAGTTCGTGGATATGCTAAAAAATGGTATTGAAGCGATTCAAATGAGAGGTAAAGCAGAACTAGGTGATAAAACGATGTTGGATACATTATTACCTGGATTAGATTATCTAGAACTACATAAAGAAGACGAAGATTCTATCAAGGTCTTAGAAGATGCGGTAGCTATTATGAAACAAGGTTCGGATTCTACTATTCCTTTAGTGGCAAAAAAAGGTCGAGCAATGAGACTAGGAGAGAGAGCAATCGGGCATAGAGATCCTGGTTCTGCTTCATCTTGGATGCTTATTAATGTCTTTTTAGAGGAAATGAAGAAACAAGTAGAAAAGGTATAA
- the fsa gene encoding fructose-6-phosphate aldolase, translating to MKFFLDTANVDEIKRINKLGLVDGVTTNPSIIAKEGRDFKEVITEICELIPGPVSAEVISLEADGMVKEARELVKWADNVVVKIPMTEAGLEAVNILSKEGIKTNVTLVFTVSQGLMAAKAGATYVSPFVGRLDDIGTDSISMIANLKKVLVDYGYDTEIIAASIRNLGHVELVAEVGADIATIPGSLFPKLWSHPLTDAGIEGFLKDWESFKK from the coding sequence ATGAAATTTTTTCTAGATACTGCTAATGTTGATGAAATTAAACGAATTAATAAATTAGGTTTAGTCGATGGGGTCACAACTAATCCATCAATTATCGCTAAAGAAGGTCGTGATTTTAAAGAAGTTATCACTGAAATTTGCGAATTAATTCCAGGACCAGTAAGTGCTGAAGTTATTTCTTTGGAAGCAGATGGCATGGTTAAAGAAGCAAGAGAACTTGTTAAGTGGGCGGATAACGTTGTGGTAAAAATCCCTATGACTGAAGCAGGATTGGAAGCGGTTAATATTTTATCTAAAGAAGGAATTAAAACAAATGTCACACTTGTCTTTACAGTGTCACAAGGTTTAATGGCTGCAAAAGCCGGAGCAACTTATGTCAGCCCATTTGTTGGTCGCTTAGATGATATTGGAACAGACAGTATTTCAATGATTGCTAATTTGAAAAAAGTATTAGTCGACTACGGCTACGACACTGAAATTATTGCGGCTAGCATTAGAAATCTAGGGCATGTAGAATTGGTTGCTGAAGTGGGAGCAGATATTGCAACTATTCCAGGAAGTTTATTCCCTAAATTATGGTCTCACCCATTAACTGACGCTGGTATTGAAGGTTTCTTAAAAGATTGGGAATCTTTTAAAAAATAA
- the rpiB gene encoding ribose 5-phosphate isomerase B, which translates to MKIGIGSDHNAFEMKSELINYLRGQGIEVEDYGCFSPDEVDYPNIAFTVANGVLSNEVERGILCCGTGIGMAMAANKIPGIRAAQVHDTYSAERAQLSNNAQIITLGSKVIGIEVAKKIVDEYLSVSFEGGNSSRKIDQIMEKENEFKK; encoded by the coding sequence GTGAAAATTGGAATTGGATCAGATCATAATGCGTTTGAAATGAAAAGTGAATTAATTAATTATTTAAGAGGACAAGGGATTGAAGTGGAAGATTATGGATGTTTTTCACCAGATGAGGTGGATTATCCTAATATCGCCTTTACAGTTGCTAATGGTGTATTATCCAATGAAGTAGAGCGCGGAATACTTTGCTGTGGGACTGGAATTGGGATGGCGATGGCAGCTAATAAAATCCCAGGTATAAGAGCAGCGCAAGTACATGATACTTATTCAGCTGAAAGAGCTCAATTGAGTAACAATGCTCAAATTATTACATTAGGTTCTAAAGTGATAGGTATCGAAGTTGCCAAAAAAATCGTAGATGAATATTTATCAGTTTCATTTGAAGGTGGTAATTCATCAAGAAAAATCGACCAAATTATGGAAAAAGAAAACGAATTTAAAAAATAA
- a CDS encoding KUP/HAK/KT family potassium transporter, with amino-acid sequence MHQSKKITLASLLVAMGVVYGDIGTSPLYVMKAIVSGNGGLGSINEEFVVGAISLVIWTVTLMTTVKYVLIALRADNHGEGGIFSLYTLVRKVVPILIFPALIGGAALLADGVLTPAVTITTAVEGLRGIPLFYQHFGDNQHIIVLLAIGIITLLFMIQRFGTEKVGKAFGPVMFGWFTFLGAVGLYNLLGDFSILRALNPYYAVELLFSPANKIGILILGSVFLATTGAEALYADMGHVGKNNILASWPYIKLCLILNYLGQGAWLITHLNNEVYMNQTDLNPFFSMMPKELSLVAVIFATLAAIIASQSLISGSFTLVAEAMKLKLFPKLRIVYPTTHKGQMYIPVINSLLWLLCITIVFKFKTSHRLEAAYGLAITITMLMTTILLWVYLLKHKTPKILSYTFLIFFSLLEGVFFYSSAAKFLQGGYVAILIAVILFIIMLSWHLSNQIKEKVAKKVPLKDYVSQLEKLANDTDMPFYQTNVVYLTDDLSEQMIDRKIIYSILDKKPKRAQVYWFVNVFVTDDPYTKEYLVETFHSQHVVSVQLRLGFRMNQNVNVYMRQIVKEMMDEHTIEKQTQEYSIQPGRSVGDFCFVLIDDGLYKGTTGLTSFEKIVYQIKLAIKTVTTSTENWFGLQYSEVVKESVPLVIDKRGPSEEEKLVLKKDQVFSSEEV; translated from the coding sequence ATGCATCAATCAAAAAAAATCACCCTCGCAAGTTTATTGGTAGCGATGGGCGTTGTATACGGAGATATCGGAACAAGTCCACTATACGTCATGAAAGCTATTGTGAGCGGTAACGGAGGACTAGGGAGTATCAATGAAGAATTTGTCGTTGGGGCGATTTCGTTAGTGATCTGGACTGTCACCTTAATGACGACTGTTAAATATGTTCTCATCGCATTACGAGCTGATAATCATGGTGAAGGAGGAATTTTTTCACTCTATACATTAGTCCGAAAGGTAGTGCCTATTCTAATCTTCCCCGCTTTAATCGGAGGAGCCGCACTTTTAGCTGATGGTGTCTTAACACCTGCTGTAACGATAACAACAGCAGTTGAAGGTTTACGAGGAATCCCGTTATTCTATCAGCATTTTGGTGATAATCAACATATTATCGTCCTACTGGCTATCGGAATCATCACCTTATTGTTCATGATCCAACGTTTTGGTACCGAAAAAGTGGGAAAAGCCTTTGGTCCTGTCATGTTTGGCTGGTTTACATTCTTAGGTGCGGTAGGATTGTATAATTTACTGGGAGATTTTTCTATCTTACGTGCCCTAAATCCTTACTATGCAGTAGAATTACTTTTTAGCCCTGCAAATAAAATTGGCATTCTTATTTTAGGTAGTGTCTTTCTAGCAACAACCGGTGCCGAAGCTCTGTACGCTGATATGGGACATGTTGGTAAAAATAATATTTTAGCGAGCTGGCCTTATATTAAATTATGTTTGATCTTGAATTATTTAGGACAAGGGGCTTGGTTGATCACTCATCTAAATAATGAGGTATATATGAATCAAACAGACTTAAACCCATTTTTTAGCATGATGCCAAAAGAATTATCCTTAGTAGCCGTAATTTTCGCAACTTTAGCGGCAATTATCGCTTCTCAATCATTAATTTCTGGCTCCTTCACTCTAGTTGCCGAAGCCATGAAATTAAAATTATTCCCTAAATTGAGAATTGTTTATCCTACCACTCATAAAGGACAAATGTATATTCCTGTGATCAATTCACTCCTATGGCTGTTATGTATCACGATTGTTTTTAAATTCAAAACATCTCATCGCTTAGAAGCAGCCTATGGATTAGCCATTACTATTACGATGCTAATGACGACTATTTTGTTATGGGTCTATTTATTAAAACATAAGACTCCTAAAATCTTGTCCTATACGTTCCTTATATTCTTTAGCTTGCTAGAAGGCGTCTTCTTCTACTCAAGTGCGGCGAAGTTTTTACAAGGTGGCTATGTCGCTATTTTGATCGCGGTTATTTTATTTATTATTATGCTAAGTTGGCATTTGAGCAATCAAATCAAAGAAAAAGTGGCAAAAAAAGTGCCGCTAAAAGATTATGTCTCACAATTAGAAAAACTAGCAAACGATACGGATATGCCCTTTTACCAAACGAATGTGGTTTATTTAACCGATGACTTATCTGAACAAATGATTGATCGAAAAATCATTTATTCTATCTTAGACAAAAAACCAAAACGGGCCCAAGTCTACTGGTTTGTTAATGTATTTGTCACCGATGACCCTTATACCAAAGAATACTTGGTTGAAACCTTCCATAGTCAACATGTCGTCAGCGTACAGTTGCGTTTAGGGTTCAGAATGAATCAAAACGTGAACGTTTATATGCGTCAAATTGTCAAAGAGATGATGGACGAACACACTATTGAAAAACAAACACAAGAATATTCTATCCAACCTGGACGTAGCGTTGGGGACTTCTGTTTTGTCCTAATCGATGATGGGTTATACAAAGGAACTACCGGATTAACCTCTTTTGAAAAAATTGTTTATCAAATTAAACTAGCCATTAAAACCGTGACAACCTCAACTGAAAATTGGTTTGGATTACAATATAGTGAAGTCGTTAAAGAAAGTGTCCCACTAGTTATTGATAAACGTGGACCTTCTGAAGAAGAAAAATTAGTATTGAAGAAAGACCAGGTGTTTAGTTCGGAAGAAGTTTAG
- a CDS encoding DeoR/GlpR family DNA-binding transcription regulator, with protein MYTHERREKIMDLLQSKDPISVNELSNELEVSKATIRSDLTYLSNNNLIIRTHGGATKTKENEIIKKDINYEARKQINIEQKQEIAKKAMNFIKQGECIILDASSTCYELARLISQSDKKITVLTNGLRTATILKENFNLTVIVIGGVVKGKSNAIEGTLGIEILKKVNIDTLFTSAYAISDTEGLSDFNLYEVELKKKMIEVSTKTIGLVDSSKFGKKSIATFASLEQLDTIITDNQISTETKNNYINLVNIE; from the coding sequence ATGTATACACATGAACGAAGAGAGAAAATAATGGATTTATTACAAAGTAAGGACCCTATCTCGGTTAATGAACTAAGCAATGAACTAGAGGTTTCAAAAGCAACTATACGATCAGACCTCACTTATTTAAGTAATAATAATTTAATTATTCGAACTCATGGGGGAGCAACTAAAACAAAAGAAAATGAAATAATAAAAAAAGATATTAATTATGAAGCAAGAAAGCAAATTAATATAGAACAAAAACAAGAAATAGCAAAAAAAGCGATGAATTTTATTAAACAGGGAGAATGTATCATTCTAGACGCAAGCTCAACTTGCTATGAATTAGCACGACTTATTAGTCAATCAGACAAAAAGATAACCGTACTAACTAATGGCCTTCGAACAGCGACTATTTTAAAAGAAAATTTCAATTTAACAGTTATCGTAATCGGTGGTGTGGTAAAAGGAAAATCAAATGCGATAGAAGGAACATTAGGTATTGAAATTTTGAAAAAAGTTAATATAGACACTTTATTCACGTCTGCTTACGCTATTTCAGATACAGAAGGTTTGTCTGACTTCAATTTATACGAAGTCGAATTAAAGAAAAAAATGATAGAAGTATCAACTAAAACAATCGGTCTAGTAGACAGTTCTAAATTTGGGAAAAAATCCATCGCCACTTTCGCATCATTAGAGCAATTAGACACAATTATTACAGACAATCAGATCAGTACAGAAACAAAAAATAATTACATTAACCTTGTAAACATTGAGTAA
- a CDS encoding transketolase encodes MMKFEEKARELRGNIISSLESAGSGHPGGSLSAIDILTVLYYKEMDISLENYDSQDRDHFILSKGHAAPALYAVLADKGFFDKKELLNLRKFSSMLQGHPDRLKTRGVDSSSGSLGQGLSIANGLALAKRQDNIDKKVYVLLGDGELQEGQVWEAAMTAAHYKLNNVIALVDHNGLQIDGSNDEVMAVNNIADKFKAFNWHVLEANGHDITSLIEAIEQAKTNKGAPTMILCETIKGKGVSFMENQVGWHGKAPSPEEAQRALSELKEVL; translated from the coding sequence ATGATGAAATTTGAAGAAAAAGCAAGAGAGTTAAGAGGAAATATTATTAGCTCTCTTGAATCTGCGGGTTCAGGTCATCCAGGAGGTTCTCTTTCTGCTATTGATATTTTAACTGTGTTGTATTATAAGGAGATGGATATCTCACTTGAAAATTATGATTCTCAAGATAGAGATCACTTTATTTTATCCAAAGGTCATGCGGCACCGGCATTGTATGCCGTTTTAGCAGATAAAGGTTTTTTTGATAAAAAAGAATTACTTAATTTAAGGAAATTTTCTAGTATGTTACAAGGACATCCAGATCGTTTGAAAACGCGAGGTGTTGATTCATCGAGTGGTTCTTTAGGACAAGGTTTATCAATAGCTAATGGTTTAGCCTTAGCTAAGCGTCAAGATAATATTGATAAAAAAGTATATGTGCTTCTAGGTGATGGAGAGTTACAAGAAGGACAAGTTTGGGAAGCTGCAATGACAGCGGCACATTATAAGTTGAATAATGTTATCGCTTTAGTTGATCATAATGGTCTTCAAATCGATGGAAGTAATGATGAGGTAATGGCAGTTAATAATATTGCCGATAAATTCAAGGCGTTTAATTGGCATGTATTAGAAGCAAATGGTCATGATATTACGTCACTGATTGAAGCTATTGAACAAGCTAAAACTAATAAGGGAGCACCTACGATGATTCTTTGTGAAACGATTAAAGGAAAAGGTGTTAGTTTTATGGAAAATCAAGTAGGGTGGCATGGTAAAGCTCCTTCTCCAGAAGAAGCGCAACGAGCACTTTCTGAGTTGAAGGAGGTGTTGTAG
- a CDS encoding transketolase family protein produces MKKATRQAYGETLLKLKDNKDLIVLDADLSAATKTDVFAKEVPNKFYNIGIAEADMMGTAAGLALGGKRPFASTFAIFGAGRAYEQIRNAIAYQNLNVTIAATHAGVTVGEDGGSHQAIEDIALMRVIPGMTIINPVDDLETEAAMEAIMQHEGPVYLRLGRLAVNRVHKEKQPFVIGKGEELLAGHHGTIIATGAMVQEALTAATLLQQENIFLNVINMPTIKPLDEALLLKIAKKTPWIITAEEHSIIGGLGSAVAEYLSEAYPIKLKKIGVEDRFGQSGNPEILKEHYGLTASAIIEQAKNMSIR; encoded by the coding sequence ATGAAAAAAGCTACTAGACAAGCTTATGGTGAAACACTTTTAAAATTAAAAGATAATAAAGATCTAATTGTTTTAGACGCTGATTTATCCGCAGCAACTAAGACCGATGTATTTGCAAAAGAAGTTCCTAATAAGTTTTATAATATAGGGATTGCTGAAGCAGATATGATGGGAACAGCTGCTGGACTAGCTTTAGGCGGGAAACGTCCATTTGCAAGTACCTTTGCTATATTCGGAGCAGGACGAGCTTATGAACAAATAAGAAACGCTATCGCCTATCAAAATTTAAATGTCACGATTGCGGCGACACATGCAGGTGTTACGGTAGGAGAAGATGGTGGTTCTCATCAGGCTATTGAAGATATTGCGCTTATGCGTGTTATTCCTGGGATGACCATTATTAATCCAGTTGATGACCTGGAAACTGAAGCAGCAATGGAAGCTATTATGCAACATGAAGGCCCGGTTTATCTTAGATTAGGTAGATTAGCTGTAAATAGAGTCCATAAAGAAAAGCAACCCTTTGTTATTGGCAAGGGTGAAGAACTCTTAGCAGGTCATCACGGAACCATTATCGCCACAGGTGCTATGGTACAAGAAGCATTAACAGCGGCTACATTATTACAACAAGAAAATATTTTTTTGAATGTAATAAATATGCCTACCATTAAGCCATTAGATGAGGCGTTGTTATTAAAGATTGCGAAGAAAACACCATGGATTATTACGGCTGAAGAACACAGTATAATTGGTGGATTAGGAAGCGCGGTTGCTGAATATTTATCTGAAGCTTATCCTATTAAATTAAAAAAAATAGGGGTAGAAGATAGATTTGGTCAATCCGGAAATCCAGAAATATTAAAGGAACATTACGGTTTAACTGCTTCGGCTATTATTGAACAAGCGAAAAATATGTCTATTCGTTAG
- a CDS encoding Lin0368 family putative glycerol transporter subunit: MKFFRSFIGYLIAGVVVMAVWGELGKFGIFGGFLAAGIIIGPLWYMNHYVNLTGNLDDASFVDMGLAIGVCGIMRDTFMTGTSSLIDSIPTILLVIVGSALGGIVAAAIEKSMAKDDTFETESPEPGMNELELNNLKNKN; the protein is encoded by the coding sequence ATGAAATTTTTTAGAAGCTTTATTGGATATTTGATAGCTGGTGTTGTGGTGATGGCTGTATGGGGAGAATTAGGTAAGTTTGGCATTTTTGGGGGATTTTTGGCTGCAGGAATTATCATCGGTCCATTATGGTACATGAATCATTACGTGAATTTAACCGGTAATCTAGATGATGCTTCATTTGTTGATATGGGGTTAGCAATCGGTGTTTGTGGAATTATGAGAGACACATTTATGACGGGTACTTCGAGTCTTATTGATTCTATTCCGACAATTTTATTAGTGATAGTTGGGTCAGCTTTAGGTGGTATTGTGGCGGCTGCTATCGAAAAAAGTATGGCAAAAGACGATACGTTTGAAACAGAATCACCAGAACCTGGCATGAATGAACTAGAATTAAACAACCTTAAAAATAAAAATTAA
- a CDS encoding pyruvate, water dikinase regulatory protein, with protein sequence MDMKKDIMIYTISDSIGETSQKLLGAVTAQYPDLTFNNNNKFSFVTQENELLEILRSALKDDAIVISTLVNKNLLTTAKNFSSKNGLQYFDLMSPLFDLIRHKAGEEPIEKPGIIHNLDSNYINKMAAIEFAVKHDDDHSPESLLEADIIILGASRTSKTPLSVYLANKGIKVANMTITSDMDAPAVLSSINPDKMIGLVMKPETLASIRSNRLDTLGLKQDSNYTNLPAIQTELDYSTKLFEQYGAYIVDATDKSIEEIAYLIENHINQNRI encoded by the coding sequence ATTGACATGAAAAAAGACATAATGATTTATACAATATCTGATTCAATTGGAGAAACATCACAAAAATTATTAGGTGCCGTTACCGCTCAATATCCTGATTTAACATTCAATAATAACAATAAATTTTCTTTTGTCACTCAAGAAAACGAATTGTTAGAAATACTAAGATCTGCTTTGAAAGATGATGCCATTGTCATTAGTACATTAGTAAACAAAAATTTGTTAACTACAGCAAAAAACTTCAGTTCTAAAAATGGGTTGCAATACTTTGACTTAATGTCCCCTCTATTCGACTTAATTCGACATAAAGCAGGTGAAGAACCTATTGAAAAACCTGGTATTATTCATAATTTAGATAGTAATTATATAAATAAAATGGCGGCAATTGAATTTGCTGTTAAGCACGATGATGATCACTCACCAGAATCTCTTTTAGAAGCAGATATCATTATATTAGGCGCTTCTCGTACTTCAAAAACACCTCTAAGTGTTTATTTAGCAAATAAAGGAATCAAAGTAGCAAATATGACGATCACTTCAGATATGGATGCCCCTGCTGTCTTATCAAGTATTAATCCTGATAAGATGATTGGATTAGTAATGAAGCCAGAGACTTTAGCAAGTATTAGAAGTAATCGCTTAGATACTTTAGGCTTAAAACAGGACAGTAATTATACTAATTTACCAGCGATACAAACTGAATTGGACTACTCAACTAAACTATTTGAACAATATGGTGCGTATATAGTTGATGCTACTGATAAATCAATTGAAGAAATTGCTTATCTAATAGAAAATCATATCAATCAAAACCGCATATAA
- the dhaM gene encoding dihydroxyacetone kinase phosphoryl donor subunit DhaM: MIGIILVSHSQKITDGTKEMIEEMTGKCDQVRIISAGGTGDGRIGTNAIMIMEAIEANKDCQNIFIFCDIGSAVLSSESAVDLIEDSELLSKVEIIDAPLVEGSFAVAVKSTVTQEKEEILSELSYL; encoded by the coding sequence ATGATTGGAATAATTTTAGTTTCGCATAGTCAAAAAATTACAGATGGTACCAAAGAAATGATCGAGGAAATGACAGGTAAATGTGATCAAGTTAGGATTATTTCTGCAGGAGGAACAGGTGATGGCAGAATAGGAACTAACGCTATAATGATTATGGAAGCGATAGAAGCTAATAAAGATTGTCAGAATATTTTTATTTTTTGCGATATTGGAAGCGCTGTTTTGAGCTCGGAATCAGCTGTAGATTTGATTGAAGATAGCGAACTTTTATCAAAAGTAGAAATAATTGATGCCCCTCTAGTCGAAGGATCTTTCGCAGTGGCTGTTAAATCAACAGTTACTCAGGAAAAAGAAGAAATCTTGTCAGAACTATCTTATTTATAG
- a CDS encoding dihydroxyacetone kinase subunit DhaK has translation MKRLVNDGYQVVEEMLEGYVLANNKYAYLDDENQRVVLSKQMSAEPRVRVIVGGGSGHEPLFLGYVGKDFADAAVVGNINTSPAPDACLRSVQAVDSGKGCIFLYGNYAGDVMNFDMAVEMAAEEGIRVETVLVTDDVCSAKERENRRGIAGDVPVFKVAGSAAAKGYDLDKVTALTQKANDSTYSMGVALSSSTLPVTGKDIFFMEDGDMEIGMGIHGEPGLERRKIDPADKVVDEIMENILADAKLEQNDEVYVLLNGLGGLPVMDQYICYRRVHQILEEKGIKIHRTDVGNYATSMDMIGMSVTLLKLDDEIKELLDAPCDTPYYKL, from the coding sequence ATGAAACGATTAGTAAATGATGGATATCAAGTTGTTGAAGAAATGCTAGAAGGGTATGTATTAGCTAATAATAAATACGCATACCTAGATGATGAAAATCAACGTGTAGTACTTAGTAAACAAATGAGTGCAGAACCTCGTGTAAGAGTAATTGTTGGTGGTGGTTCTGGACACGAACCTCTATTTTTAGGATATGTTGGTAAAGATTTTGCTGATGCAGCAGTTGTTGGAAATATTAATACGTCTCCAGCACCAGATGCATGTCTTCGTTCTGTCCAAGCAGTTGATTCAGGAAAAGGTTGTATTTTCTTATATGGAAACTATGCTGGCGATGTTATGAACTTTGATATGGCAGTCGAAATGGCAGCCGAAGAAGGTATCAGAGTTGAAACAGTCCTAGTAACTGATGATGTATGTTCTGCTAAAGAAAGAGAAAACCGTCGTGGTATCGCTGGTGATGTACCAGTATTTAAAGTAGCTGGTAGTGCAGCAGCAAAAGGTTATGACTTAGATAAAGTAACCGCTTTAACTCAAAAAGCAAATGATAGCACTTACTCTATGGGGGTAGCCCTTTCATCTTCTACCCTACCTGTTACAGGAAAAGATATCTTCTTTATGGAAGACGGTGATATGGAAATTGGAATGGGAATTCACGGCGAGCCTGGATTAGAACGTCGTAAAATCGATCCAGCTGACAAAGTAGTAGATGAAATCATGGAAAATATCTTAGCTGATGCTAAGCTAGAACAAAATGACGAAGTTTATGTATTACTAAACGGTTTAGGCGGACTTCCTGTCATGGATCAATATATTTGTTACCGTCGTGTTCATCAAATTTTAGAAGAAAAAGGCATTAAAATTCATCGTACTGACGTAGGTAACTACGCAACATCTATGGATATGATTGGTATGTCCGTTACTTTACTAAAACTTGACGATGAGATTAAAGAATTACTTGATGCACCATGTGATACACCATACTATAAATTGTAA
- a CDS encoding Lin0368 family putative glycerol transporter subunit — translation MTTSLGIATLCGSFIFPFMIRMSWGKMVDNWGPIGGWMAALFIVGTAWCLNHGISTPMITQSGAAWVDQGLAAGVGVWVASSIVGGNIKKSIPKVVAAILAGIVGGFLLSLFL, via the coding sequence ATGACTACAAGTTTAGGTATTGCAACATTATGCGGCTCTTTTATTTTTCCTTTTATGATTAGAATGTCATGGGGTAAAATGGTAGATAATTGGGGGCCGATTGGTGGATGGATGGCAGCGCTATTTATTGTTGGAACTGCTTGGTGTCTAAACCATGGTATTTCTACACCTATGATTACACAATCAGGCGCGGCATGGGTAGATCAAGGATTAGCTGCCGGTGTTGGTGTATGGGTAGCATCTTCTATTGTAGGTGGTAATATAAAGAAATCTATTCCTAAAGTAGTAGCAGCTATTCTTGCAGGAATAGTGGGCGGTTTCTTATTGTCTCTATTTTTATAA